In Embleya scabrispora, the DNA window CGGCGGCCGACGCGCTGCGCGCGCAGCGGGTCAAGACCGACGAGGCCGTGAAGCAGTTCGTCGCCTTCGCCAAGAGCGGCGCGCGCGAGACCCCGGGCAACGCGGTGCGCCGCGCCCGCGAGGTCGCCGCGGAACTGGCGCAACTCCCCGACGCGCGCCGCCAGGTGGACTCCATCGGCGCGATCGGCCGGGACCGCTGGCTGAAGTTCTATACGAGTCAGATCGCCGATCAGATCTCGGTGGTCCAAGCGCTGGCCGAGACCTCCGACACCGACGTCACCTACGCCGGGCAGTTCCTGGTCATCCAGTTCCGCGCCGGGGAGGCGCTGGCGCAGGAGGACACGCTGGTGTCGTTCTCGCTGCCCTCCGGGCGGCTGAGCCAGCCGGACTACGCCGCGTTCGTGCAGAACGTGGGGGTGCGCCGGCACTCGATCGACGACGAGATCGAGCCCTTCCTGCCGCCCGCGTCACGGGCCGGCTATCTGGCGCTCACCCAGACCCCGGCCTGGCACGACCTGGTCTCGATGGAGAACGCGATCATCGCGACGGTCGACGCGCCGCGCGAGGCGCGCGCCGCCGGCAGCGGTATCCCGATCCCGGCCGAACTGGCCAGCTGGCGCAGCGTTCTCGACCGACTCGCCGAGCCGGCCTCGGCCTTCGACTTCGCCCGCGTGGACCAGGTGTTCGCGGCCGGCGACGAGGCCACCTCGGACACCTGGAACCAGGTGTACCTGCTCAGCGCGATCGGCCTCGCCTTCGTGGTGATCGGCGGCGTGTTGTGCTGGCGGATCACCCGGGCGGTGCGGCGGCGGTTGTTCCTGCTGCGCGACGCGACGGTGGAACTGGGCACGCACCGGCTGCCGATGGTCATCGAACGGCTGCAACGCGGCGAGCGGGTCGACCTCGCGGTCGAGGCGCCGGAGGTGGACGCGGGTCGGGACGAGATCGGCCAGGTCGCCTCCGCGTTCAACGCCGCGCAGCGCGCGGCGCTGGACGGCGCGGTACAACTGGCCCGACAGCGCGAGGGCTTCGCGAAGGTCTTCGTCAACACGGCGTTGCGCACCCAATCGCTGGTGAACCGTCAGATCGGCGAGTTGGACACGATGGAGCGCCGGCACCAGGACCCGGAGCTGCTGCGCGAGTTGTTCACCATCGACCATCTGGCCACCCGACTGCGGCGATACGAGGAGAACCTCGTGGTGCTCACCGGCAACCGACCGGGCCGACGCTGGAGTCGACCGGTCCGCATCGTGGACGTGGTGCGCGGCGCGGTCGGCGAGGTGGAGGACTACCACCGGGTCGAGGTGTACTCGGATCCGGACGTGCAGCTGTCCGGGCCGGCCGTGGGCGGGGTGATCCACCTGCTGGCCGAACTCGTGGAGAACGCCACGATGTTCTCGCCGCCGGACACGCCGGTGCATGTGCGCGCGGCGGCGGTGGCCAAGGGGGTGGCGATCGAGATCGAGGACCGCGGCCTGGGCATGTCCGAGGCCGAATACGAGTCGGCCAACCGGCAGTTGGCGGTGCCGACCACGTTCGACGTGATCGCGCTCGCCGAGGACGTGCGGATGGGCCTGTTCGTGGTCGCCCAGCTGGCCGACCGGCTGGGCGTCGGCGTGACGTTGCGGCCGTCGCCGTACGGCGGCACGCTGGCCATCGTGTTCCTGCCCGACGAGCTGATCACCCGCGAGGGCGGCGCCCCCGACGAACCGGACCGCGCGGCGGCGCCGTTCGAGCCGGCGACGGCGATCGTCGCGGCGGCACAACCGGCTTCGGAGCCGAACTCGGCCACGACGCACGAGGCGGACGAAGGCCCCGGTTTCGTACCGGAGTCGCCGGGTCGACCGCACCCCGAACCGGTGGTGCGCTCGCTGGACCGGATACCGATGCCGGCCGAACGCGCCGAGCCCGCACCCGCCGAACCCGACGTGTCGGTACGCCCGACCGCGCCGGCGGGCACCGACCCCGGTCCCGTCCCCGCCCCGGAGCCGGCCTCGACCCCGGCTCCGAGGCACGCGCGCCCGGCGCCCACGACCGCACCCGCCGTCGAGGAGACCACCCCCGACGGCCGCCGCGCGCTGCCCCGCCGGGTACGCCAGCGCAATCTGCCGATGCCACTGCGTACCGAGACCGCCACCACGAGCGAGGGAGGGGTGCGAACCGAGGCGAAGCCCTCCTCACCGCGGGAAGCTGCGGCTACCTTGTCCTCGTTCCGATTCGCGAGCCAACGCGCGCGCGAGGCATCCGAACCGACCGCGGCCGACGACGAGTCCGCGATCGCGACCGAACCCGGAACCGGGACCGAGCCCGCTCCGGGCCCGCGCCCCGCCGCCGGAAGCACCACGCACCCTGGGGAACCGTCATGACGAACACGCACGATCTCGCCGGCGGCATGGCCACCACCGCGACCGACAGCCGCCTGGACTGGCTGTTGACCGACCTGGTCAAGCGCGTCCACCAGACGCGGCACGCGATCGTGCTGTCCGAGGACGGCCTGCTGATGAGCCGGTCCGAGACCATCCCGCGCGACGACGCCGAGCAGTTGGCCGCCGCGGCGGCCGGCCTGCAGAGCCTGGCCCGCAGCATCGGCCGCGGTTTCGCGGGTGGGTCGGTGCGCCAAACGCTGGTCGAGATGGACGACGCCTTCCTCTTCCTCACCGCCGCGGGCACCGGCGCGCATCTGGCCGTGCTCGCCGAACAGAGCGCCGACGTGGGCGTGGTCGCGTTCGAGATGAACATGCTGGTGAAGAAGGTCGGCGAATACCTCGGCACCCGGCCACGCGGTGACGAGGGCGGCACTCGAACCGGCGGTCGAGCGTGAGATCCGGATGGGATCAGTCCTGGGACGAGGACGCGAGCCCGGTGGTGCGCCCGTACACGCTCACCCGGGGGCGGACCAAGGCGGTGCGCGACGCGGACCTGACCCTGATCACCCTGGTGACCACGGTCGACCCGGACGAGCCCGCGGTCCGGGCCCCCGGGCCCGACGAGTCGTCCCCGGGGCCGCGGCGCAAGCCCCGTGACGGGCGCGGCCGCCAACCCGAGCATCAGCGGATCCTGGAGTTGTGCCGGGAACCGCAGGCCGTCGCCGAGGTGGCGGCCCTGATCGATCTGCCGGTGAGCATCACCAAGGTGCTCGTCGACGACCTGCTCCGCGACGGCCTGGTGACCGTGCGCGCCCCGCTGGCCCTGGCCCGCACCCCCGATACCGCCCTGTTGAAAAAGGTACGTGATGGTCTCCTTCGGCTCTGACCGACTGCCCGAGCGTGCGGCGGCGGTCAAGATCCTGATCGCGGGCGGATTCGGGGTCGGCAAGACCACGCTGGTCGGCACGGTCAGCGAGGTTCCGCCACTGCACACCGAGGAGATGATGACCGAGGTCGGTGTCGGCGTGGACGACACCGTCGGCATCGAGGCCAAGTCGCGCACCACGGTCGCGCTCGACTTCGGCCGCATCACCCTGTCCGAGGAACTGGTCCTGTACCTGTTCGGCGCGCCCGGACAGGAACGGTTCTGGTCGTTGTGGCACGACCTGGCGATCGGCGCGCTGGGCGCGATCGTGCTGGTGGACACCCGCCGTCTGGAAGCCGGTTTCGGCAGCATCGACTTCTTCGAGCGGCGCGGCATCCCCTTCGTGGTCGCGATCAACCGCTTCGACGAGGCGGTGGAGTACACCGTCGACGAGGTCCGCGACGCGCTCGACCTCGATCCCGAGGTGCCGATCGTCCCGTGCGACGTGCGTACGCGCGGGTCGGGGCGCGACGTACTGCTCGCGCTCGTCGACCACCTCCTCGGCGTTCCGGTGTCGGCCGGCGCCGGCCGGGCCCCGGCCGGCGCGGCCGGCGTGTGAGATCCGATCGATCGCGTCGGGGTCAGTGCACCGTGACCCCGGCGCGGACGGTCGGGCGGGCGGCCGAAGTGCCCAACCCCTTGGGCCCGTAGCGCACCCGGGGTACTCCGGCCGGCTCGACCGGCGCCCGGGCCGCGCCCGACCGCACGCCCTGCCCGAACGCGCCGACGCCCGGGCGCGGTGCGGTCGGCGCGAACCCCGTCCCGACCTGCCACGGAAACGGCACCAGCGGCCTGGGGTCGGCGTAGCGCTTGCACTCTTGATGCCACTTCAGGATCGCCGCGTTCCAGTCGCCGAGCGCCACCGCGTAGCCGTCCAGCGCTTCCCTGGCCGCCGAACTCAACTCCAGGTCCCGGTACATGGCGGGCAGTTCGGTCGAGACCACCCGCTCGAACTCGCGCATTCGGGAGGTCATCAGGTCGTTCACGACGTCGAGCGCGTGCTCGAAGTCGCAGCCGAAGAAGTTCTGTACGACCAGGAGCAGGTTGTGCAGCTCCCCCTCGACCTCGATCTCCTTGCGGTAGGAGAACACGTCGTTGATCATCCAGCCGACGTCGGCCGCCGAGTTCTCCATCGCCCGCACCGCCCGTGAGCGGTAGGCCTGTTCCGGTACCACGTCGCCGTGGGTCAGCCGGGACAGGCTCTTGGTCAGGTCGGAGCCGAACGTGTGGCGCCGCATCTCGATGTAGTCGACCGGATCCGGGATGCGGTGCTGCGCGCTGTTGGCCAACTCCCACAACCAACTGTCCAGCATGTCGTGGACGGCACGCCGGAACCTGCGCCGCGACGCGGTCGGCATCGGGCCCGCGGTGCGCGCCCACAGGTCGACCAGGCCGCGCTCGATCGCGTCCGTCGCTGCGGGCGCCGCCTCGCCGTCGACCGGCATCAGGGTCTTCAGTCGCTCGGTGTAGACCTTGGCACCGGCCTGGTCGAGCGAGCGCCCGAAGACGACCGGGTAGTAGTCGTCGCCATAGGTGCCCCAGGCCAACCACTGGGCGCCGAGGTCGAGTTGCTCCGGCGAAGCGACCGGCGCGATGCCCGCCGCGCACAACGCCAAATCGAAGTCGCGCAGCGCCCGCTCGTCCCAGATGCCCTCGTCGAGGATGCCCGTGCGCCGGCTCCACTCGACGAGGTTGTCCCGGGCGCCGTCCAGGTGCGGGTTCAGGCGCGGCTCGAACGGGAGGTGGAAGTCCGGGATCTCGTACGGTGCGACCGGTTGGAAGGGCACGTGCGTGTAGCGGCGCAGGCCGCTGTTCAGTCCGGCGACCAGGCCGGGCAGCATGCGTGCCGCCGAGGTGCCGATGCCCTGCGGGCCGGCCAGGACCCCGGGGACCGTGGGGGTGCCGCCCACCTCGGTGGCGCCGTTCATGTACCGACTGGAGCGCATGTGCCACTCGTGGCCGCCGGACTGCCAGTCCTGGAGGCCCTTGACGTAGGCCATCACATCGATGCGGGACTGCGGATCCAGGCCGTACTCGGCGAACAGCGGCGGGAGTTCGGTGAAGGTGGTGTGCTCGAACTGGTGCAGGCGCGAGGTGAGGAGTTCGTTGACCGAATCGGCCGCCTCCTGGGTGGCGCAGCCGAGGAACTTCTCGAAGACCAGGACGGCGTTGGCGTTCTCGCCCTCGTTCTCCACCTCGCGCTGGTAGGAGAACAGGTCGTTGCGCAGGTGCACGGCGTCGGCGAAGGTGTCCTTGAGCACCCGCATCGGCCGGCTCGCGGCGATCACCGCGGGCACCTCGGCGTTCGCGGCGTATTCCACCAGGTTGGCCGACCACGGCGCGCCGCCCACCTTGCGGCGCATCTCGATGTATTCGACCGGATTGGCCACCCGTCCCTCGTTGATGTTGGCCAGTTCCCACAACGACTCCTCGAGCAGCGCCTGCGTGCTCGCGGCGAACCGCTCGCGCCAGGCCGGCGACATGCTCGGCACGGTCCGCGCCCACAGGTCGGCCAGACCCTCCTCGACCTGGTTGGTCGGCTCGGGGATCGGCGTGCCCGGGTCGACCGGCATGAACGCGCGCAGCCGTTCCAGGTATGCCTTGGCGCCGGCCGTGTCGTGGGTGCGCTTGAACACGTCCAGGAAGTGGTCGTCGAAGAAGAACACCCAGACGTACCAGTCGGTGACCAGGTCGAGTTGCGGGCCGCCGCAGTCGGGATGGGTGTACGCGCACAGCAGCGCGTAGTCGTGCGAGTCGAAGTCGTGCTCGTCCCAGATGTTCGAGCCCTCGATCATCCGCATCCCGCGCGCCCACGCCTTGGAGTGCACGCGCGCGCCCTCGAGGTGCGGATTCAGTCGTGCCGGGTACGGCACGTAGAACTCCGGGAGTTCGAAGGGTTGTGACATCGATGCGCCCCTTTCGCCAGGGCACACCGTAGGGTCGCGCCGGGTCGAACGGGCCTTCGTCGCGCCGGTTCTCGCTCGATCAGGTGAAACCGGACGGGCACAGGATTGACGATCTTGAGCGGCAGGCATAGGGCGCGCACGCCGGGCCCGGTGGGGGCGCGTGGTGGGCCCGTGGCGCGTCGGGTGAGGATGGGGCGCATGACGACATCGCAGCGGCTCACCCGTATCCCCGCACCCGAAGGCGTCGCTCCGGGTCGGGGCTACACCAACGTGGTCATCGGCACCGGCCGAGTGGTCGCGATCTCCGGACAGATCGCCCTGGACGAGCACGGCGACCTGGTCGGAGCGGGCGACCCGGGCGCGCAGGCCCGGCAGGTGTTCGAGAACCTGCGCCGCTGCCTGGCGGCGGTGGGCGCGACCTTCGACGACGTGATCAAACTGACCTACTTCCTCACCGACATCGCCGACCTGCCGGCCGTCCGGGCGGCCCGGGAGCAGTACATCGACCCGGAGCGACTGCCGGCGAGTTCGGCGATGCAGGTCGCGGCCCTGGTCCGGCCGGATCTGCTCCTGGAGATCGAGGCGTGCGCGGTGCTCCCCGAGCCCGAACCGGCCGCCGAATAGGGTTCGGCGCCGGCCAGCGTCCGGGTGCGAAGCGATGCCGGCATCATGGCCGGGCAGGTCGGCCCGCCGTGCGCGCGGGCTCCCGACGGTTCCCGAAGGGTGGCGGCAAGTGCTCGTGCAGGTGCGCGTGGTCGGCGACGAAGGCACCGAAGTGGCGGCGTTGCAGCGGTGGTTGGCTCTGGACCCCGATCTCCGCGGCGGCGCCGCGATCAGCTACGCCGAGGACGACACGACCGACACCATGGGCGCCACCCTCGACGTGGTCGACGTCGTGCTGAGCAACGGTATCGGCCTGTCCGGCCTGCTGGTGGCGATCGCCGGCTGGCGTCGCTCGCGCGCACCCATCACGGGCGCGGGCGGCCCCGACATCGTGGTGCGCCGAGGCGATGTGGAGGTCGTACTGTCGGAGGCGACGGAGGACGACATCGCCCGCGCCGTAAGGGCCCTGGAGGGTCCGGACGACTCCGGAAGCCCCGCGTGACGGTGCGCTCCGACGCCTGATGGCCGATCAAAAAACGCCCGACGGCCGACCGTTCGGCCGACCGTCGGGCGCGCTCGGGGATACGCCCGGATGAGGCGCGGCTAGACCAGCGCGTCCACCGGGTCCGCGGCCAGGACACCGGCCGTGATCGCCTCGTTCAGCCATTCCGGGAATTCCAGGAGGAGTTGGTCGTACAGCTCCGCGTCACCGAGCGTCCGCGGATCCTGCCCGGCGTGGAAGAAGCCGGCGTTGTCCACCACGCGCTGCTCCGGCACGGTGAGTTCGTCCAGCTTGCGCAGGAAGTCGAAGCCCTTGGACTCGGGGTCGCCGAAACCGAGGAACTGCCAGAAGATCGGCAACCCGGCCGTGTCGCACAGCGCCTTCGCGGCGGCCGGCCGGCTCGTCGGCGCGCCGTCGGTCTGGAAGATCACCAGGGCGGGGTCGGTGCTCCCGGACGCGCGGTAGTGCTCGACCACCCGGGCGATCGCACAGTGGTAGTTGGTCCGGCCCATGTGCCCGTAGGAGCCGTGCAGTTCCTCGATCCGGCCCGCCTGGTTGCCGGGGTCGAGGTCGGCGACGCCGTCGATGTCGGTGGAGAAGAACACCAGCGGGACGACGGCCTCGCCCAGTTGCCCGGACAGCGCCAACGTCTGATCGGCCAGGTGCTGGACGGTGCCGTCCTTGTAGTACGAGCGCATCGAGCCGGAGCGGTCCAGGACGAGGTAGACCACGACGCTGCGGCCGGTGAGACCGCACTTGGCCACGGCCGCCGCGGCGGCCTCGGCGCGTCCCGAGGTCGTGGGCACCGGCTCCTCGGCGCGGGCGGACGGGACGGGGGCGACCGCGGTGGGCGTCGCGGCCGGGGTCGGCTCGGTCTCGGCGGCGGGCGCCTCGGGCTCCGCCGGCGCGGACTCGACCTCGGCGGTCGGCGTGCCGACCACCTCGGCCTCGATCGGCTCCGCCTCGTCGCGGGTCGTGATCGACTGCGCCGGTACGGGAATCGACACCGGGGCCGGCTCGGCGGCGACCGACTGCGCCCGGGACTCGGGGATGACCACCGTCTCGGCGACGACGGGCTCGGGCTCGGGTACCCGCACCGGCTCGGGTTCGGGTACGTGGACCTGCACCGGCTCGGGCTCGGATACCCGCACGGGCTCGGGCTCCGGTTCCGGTTTCGTCAAGGCCGGCGGTTCCGGGACGAACTCCGGCTCCGGCGTGGTCGGCGCGTCCGACGTGTGGTTCGCCTCCGCTGCCGTGCTCGCCTCGACCACCGTGGCCGGCTCCGGTGCGGGGCGTACCGCCGACTCCTCGACCGCGTCCGTCGCCCGGGGTGTCTCCGCCGTCTCGCGGGACGCCCGCGAACGAAAGACGTTGCGCAGCAGACTCCTCAAACCCATCGGCGAATCCTTACCTGTGTGAGGGACGCCGCCCCGATCATCAGGACGGTTACGTAAGGCTAGTCATGGCGCCGGCCGCCCGGCGGCCGACCCGCGCGTACGACACCCGACCGCCCCCCGAACAGCCGAAGGGTTGCCTCTCACACACCGGCGAGCAGCACGAACGCCGCGTCCACGGCGGCGCAGGCGGCGGCCACGTCCTCGTCGGTGAGCGCCGCCGAGACGAACCGGCACGCCGAACCGGCCGCGTCGACGTGAGGCCGCGCGCCGAGCGGATCGCCCCCTGAATGGCCTCCGACCCCGAGTCGGCGAACCGGACGAGGTCGGCGCACGGGATCATCGCCCGCATGGTTTCCGCCAGTTCGATCTCCGGAATGGTGCCCGCACCGAACATGGTGCCGCCGGCCGACACCTCGGCCACCGCCGAGGCGATCCGCGGATCGGCGTGCCCCATCACCGCGCAGCCGTACGAATTCAGGTAGTCGACATACTCGTTCCCGTCCACGTCCCAAATGTGCGCGGCCTTTCCGTGCGCGATATACAGCGGATAGGGATAGGACCCGGTGGTGATGATCCGACCGGACGAGGTCGTTCCGCCCGCCAGGGATCGACGGGCGCGGTGGAAAAGCGCCCGGCTGGTTTCGGTCGACTCGGCCGAGAGCACGAAATTCGCCACCTTTGCCCGCGACGCCCGTCGGCGGCGCCGCGTGGGTTCTCTCCGCCGCCGGCCGTCCCGGCCGCCCGGGATCCCGCGCTCGCCCGGATCGAGCGCGCGCGGCCCCGGATCCGCTCGACGGCCGCTTCGAGCCGGGACATCGGCCGGTCCGGCGAAGAATCCGGCGCCTCCGGATATCCCGGCTCCGCGAATGTGTCGATCCGTTGTCGGGCACATGGAATTTCCTCGCGTCGGTCGTGTCTCGATGTCGGTCGGGCGGGCGGTCGCGAAAAGCGGAGCATCGTCTCGCATTTCCTGGGAAAAACCACGTGACCGAACGGAAAACGGAGCCCGATCGAACCGATACGAGAAATATCCTGGAGCGGGCCGATTCATGCACGGGCCCGGCGGATCGGCCGGATCGCTCCCCCGGCCGACCGCCCCGACCGCGCACCCCGACCGCGCACCCCGGGGCGGTTTCCCGCCACGCGGCGAGGAAACCGACTGCCGGCCGCCGGGCCCGGCGGGTTCAGCCGAGGAAGGTCAACCGCACCGTGCGGTCCGGATTGTCCCGGTTGGTATCGACCATCGTGACCGACTGCCAGGTGCCCAGCGCGAGTTCGCCCGCGATCACCGGCAGGGTCGCGTGGGGCGGGACCAGCGCGGGCAGCACGTGATCGCGTCCGTGGCCGGGGCTGCCGTGTCGGTGTCGCCACCGGTCGTCGGCCGGCAGCAGATCCGCGAGCAGTGCGAGCAGGTCCTCGTCACTGCCCGCGCCGGTCTCCAGGATCGCCACCCCGGCGGTCGCGTGCGGCACGAAAACGTTCAGCAATCCGTCCCGCCCCGCCGCCGCCTCGCGCAGGAATCGCGCACACGTCCCGGTCAGGTCGTACACCCGCTCGTGCCGCCCGGTACTGACCTCGAACACCCGCGACACATTCGTCTCCGCCATCCCCCCATGCTCGCCCGAACGTCGCCCGACGCGGCGCAGCCACACGCTCTCCCGGCGGATTCCTTTGCCTTCGGCCGAATACGTACGGACAATGTGCGGCAGTACCTACCTGTCGGTAAGGCAGTGTCCGAGGAGGGGGAGGCGCATGGCCCGGCGCTACCAGTGCGGTCTCGATGCCGCCATGGACGTCATCGGTGGCAAGTGGAAGGCGCTGATCCTGTGGGCGCTGCACACCGAGGATCGGCGGTTCGGGGAGTTGCGGCGCGCGGTGCCCGGGATCAGCGAGAAGATGCTGATCCAGCAGTTGCGCGAGATGGAGAGTCGGGGCATCGTGCACCGCGAGGTGTATCGGGAGGTCCCGCCGAAGGTGGTCTACTCGCTGACCCCGCTGGGCGAGTCGCTGAACGAGGCGCTGTTGCCGCTGGGCGTGTGGGGCCGGGACCACGAGGAGCAGATCGCCGCCACCGCGCCCTCGACGACCGCGACCCCGGACCCCGCGCGGCCCGCCGCCTAGAGGTCGTTTCCGGGCGAAGTTTCCGGAATCGGCGAATGCCCGGGAATAGCGTCGAACGGTCTGCTATACCCGCGCGGGCGCACTCTGGGTGAGTCGTTGTTGACTTTTCGTAGCACCCGCCGTAATTATTTCGGCAGCGAATATCCGGATTGTCTGCGACGTCTTCGTTGAGCTGCCGGGGTGTGAATATATGACCGAATACGTCCGAGTGTCCGAACAGCTGGCGCTGCCTCGCGGCCGGGTCGAACCGATCATGGCCACCGCTCGGCGGCTCGACACATATCCGGTCCATGTCTGCCTCGACGAGAACACCGCGCTCGCGCACCTGTGCGCCGAGATCGACGGTCGCCGGGTCGCGCTGGTCACCGACGACACCGTGCTCGCGCTGCACGCACGCCGCCTGGCCGAACGCCTGACCGCCGCGGGACTCGACGTGGTCGCCACCTCCTTCCCGGCCGGCGAGGCCAGCAAGAGCCTGCGCACCGCGAGCGCACTGCTCGACTGGCTGGCCGAAACCTCGCTGGTACGCCGGGACATCCTGCTCGCGGTCGGCGGCGGCGTGGTGATGGACACCGTCGGCTGGGTGGCCAGCGCGTACATGCGCGGACTGCCGTACATCAACGTGCCCACCACGCTGCTCGCGCACGTGGACGCGGCCCTGGGCGGCAAGGTGGCCATCGACCACCCGTCCGCGAAGAACCTGATCGGCGCCTTCTACCAACCCCGCGCGGTGGTCTCCAACGTCGGCTATCTGAGCACCCAGGACGATCGTGGACTGCGCGCCGGACTGGCCGAGGCGATCAAGACCGGGATCATCGCCTCGCCCGAGTTGTTCGAGCTGATCGAGCACCGGCACGCGGCCGTACTGGCCGCCGACCCCGGGCCCACCGCCGCCCTGGTACACGCCTCCAGCGTGCTCAAGTGCCGCCTGATCGCCCGCGATCCGTACGAGCGGGACCTGCGCCGGCCGCTGAACTTCGGGCACACCATCGGACACGCCGTGGAGACCGCGACCGGCTACGGCCCGGTCCTGCACGGCGAGGCGGTCGCCTTCGGGATGGCCTGCGCGGCGCGCATCGCCGCACGCCGCGGGTTGCTCGACCCGACCCTGCTCGCCCGGGTGACCGGACTCCTGGACCGGGTGCGGCTGCCCACCACGCTCGCCGCGCTGCCCGCCCCGCTCGATCCGGCGACCACCGTCGAAGCCCTGGGGCAGATCCGCAAGATCCGGGACGGCCGACTGCGCTTCGTGCTGCCCACCGCACTCGGCGAGACGGTGATCACCGACGACGTCACCGACGAGGAGATCCACGCCGCGCTCGTGGTCTCCGCCGAATCCGAGGCCACCTTGGCGCGCACCCACGGAGGAACCGATGGCTGAACCCGCCGGGCTGGATGTGTTCGTGGTCGGCGGGGTGGGTGTGGACATCATCGTACGGGTACCCGAACTCCCCTTGCCGATAAGCGACTTCAAGGTGCCGCCGATCCGCAGTTATGTCGCGCACACCGGCAACGGGGTGGCCTTGGGCTGTCGGGCGTTGGGGCTGCGCACACATCTCGCCGCCGTGCTCGGGGACGACCCGGAGGCGGACTTCGTGCTCGCGCACTACGCGCGGCACGGCCTGTCCTTCGCGCATGCCACCGACCGGGCCGGCACTCCGCGCAGTGTGAACCTGGTCGGCCCGGACGGCGAACGACTCTCGCTGCACGACAGTCGGTTGCCGAAAGACCTGGTGGTCGACCCCGATCTGTATCGCCCCGCGCTGGCCCGGACCCGGCACGCGCACGTGTCGATCGGCGGCTGGTCGCGGGCCGCGCTGGCGGAGGCGGTCGAGGCGGGTGTGTCCACCTCGACCGACCTGCACGGCTGGGACGGGAAGGACCCCGGCCGGGCCGACTTCGCCTACGGGGCCGAACTGGTGTTCACCTCCACCAACCGGCTCGGCGACCGGGTCGAGGAGGCCGCGCGGGACCTGCTCGCCCGGGGCCGGGCCAAGATCGTGGTCGCGATGGCGGGTGGTCGGGGCAGCTATCTGGTGGTGCCGGATCGGCCGCTGTGGCACGTACCGGCGCTGGCCATGCGAGCCGACGAGGTGGTGGACACCAACGGGGCCGGGGACAGCTACGTCTCCGGCTTCCTGTACGCCTACCTCGCCGGCCGCGACTGGGCCGGCTGCGCGGCGGCGGGCACC includes these proteins:
- a CDS encoding DUF742 domain-containing protein; translated protein: MRSGWDQSWDEDASPVVRPYTLTRGRTKAVRDADLTLITLVTTVDPDEPAVRAPGPDESSPGPRRKPRDGRGRQPEHQRILELCREPQAVAEVAALIDLPVSITKVLVDDLLRDGLVTVRAPLALARTPDTALLKKVRDGLLRL
- a CDS encoding nitrate- and nitrite sensing domain-containing protein, with translation MRKLMRAPRADRTGAARSRPRRTFTIRTLLVLLTVVPLVSMVALWAIATYRLADHASGLDNEVSVAERAGTPSYNTMISLQAERRLTAAWMAKPAPAAADALRAQRVKTDEAVKQFVAFAKSGARETPGNAVRRAREVAAELAQLPDARRQVDSIGAIGRDRWLKFYTSQIADQISVVQALAETSDTDVTYAGQFLVIQFRAGEALAQEDTLVSFSLPSGRLSQPDYAAFVQNVGVRRHSIDDEIEPFLPPASRAGYLALTQTPAWHDLVSMENAIIATVDAPREARAAGSGIPIPAELASWRSVLDRLAEPASAFDFARVDQVFAAGDEATSDTWNQVYLLSAIGLAFVVIGGVLCWRITRAVRRRLFLLRDATVELGTHRLPMVIERLQRGERVDLAVEAPEVDAGRDEIGQVASAFNAAQRAALDGAVQLARQREGFAKVFVNTALRTQSLVNRQIGELDTMERRHQDPELLRELFTIDHLATRLRRYEENLVVLTGNRPGRRWSRPVRIVDVVRGAVGEVEDYHRVEVYSDPDVQLSGPAVGGVIHLLAELVENATMFSPPDTPVHVRAAAVAKGVAIEIEDRGLGMSEAEYESANRQLAVPTTFDVIALAEDVRMGLFVVAQLADRLGVGVTLRPSPYGGTLAIVFLPDELITREGGAPDEPDRAAAPFEPATAIVAAAQPASEPNSATTHEADEGPGFVPESPGRPHPEPVVRSLDRIPMPAERAEPAPAEPDVSVRPTAPAGTDPGPVPAPEPASTPAPRHARPAPTTAPAVEETTPDGRRALPRRVRQRNLPMPLRTETATTSEGGVRTEAKPSSPREAAATLSSFRFASQRAREASEPTAADDESAIATEPGTGTEPAPGPRPAAGSTTHPGEPS
- a CDS encoding RidA family protein, translated to MTTSQRLTRIPAPEGVAPGRGYTNVVIGTGRVVAISGQIALDEHGDLVGAGDPGAQARQVFENLRRCLAAVGATFDDVIKLTYFLTDIADLPAVRAAREQYIDPERLPASSAMQVAALVRPDLLLEIEACAVLPEPEPAAE
- a CDS encoding roadblock/LC7 domain-containing protein gives rise to the protein MTNTHDLAGGMATTATDSRLDWLLTDLVKRVHQTRHAIVLSEDGLLMSRSETIPRDDAEQLAAAAAGLQSLARSIGRGFAGGSVRQTLVEMDDAFLFLTAAGTGAHLAVLAEQSADVGVVAFEMNMLVKKVGEYLGTRPRGDEGGTRTGGRA
- a CDS encoding GTP-binding protein; the encoded protein is MVSFGSDRLPERAAAVKILIAGGFGVGKTTLVGTVSEVPPLHTEEMMTEVGVGVDDTVGIEAKSRTTVALDFGRITLSEELVLYLFGAPGQERFWSLWHDLAIGALGAIVLVDTRRLEAGFGSIDFFERRGIPFVVAINRFDEAVEYTVDEVRDALDLDPEVPIVPCDVRTRGSGRDVLLALVDHLLGVPVSAGAGRAPAGAAGV
- a CDS encoding terpene synthase family protein; translation: MSQPFELPEFYVPYPARLNPHLEGARVHSKAWARGMRMIEGSNIWDEHDFDSHDYALLCAYTHPDCGGPQLDLVTDWYVWVFFFDDHFLDVFKRTHDTAGAKAYLERLRAFMPVDPGTPIPEPTNQVEEGLADLWARTVPSMSPAWRERFAASTQALLEESLWELANINEGRVANPVEYIEMRRKVGGAPWSANLVEYAANAEVPAVIAASRPMRVLKDTFADAVHLRNDLFSYQREVENEGENANAVLVFEKFLGCATQEAADSVNELLTSRLHQFEHTTFTELPPLFAEYGLDPQSRIDVMAYVKGLQDWQSGGHEWHMRSSRYMNGATEVGGTPTVPGVLAGPQGIGTSAARMLPGLVAGLNSGLRRYTHVPFQPVAPYEIPDFHLPFEPRLNPHLDGARDNLVEWSRRTGILDEGIWDERALRDFDLALCAAGIAPVASPEQLDLGAQWLAWGTYGDDYYPVVFGRSLDQAGAKVYTERLKTLMPVDGEAAPAATDAIERGLVDLWARTAGPMPTASRRRFRRAVHDMLDSWLWELANSAQHRIPDPVDYIEMRRHTFGSDLTKSLSRLTHGDVVPEQAYRSRAVRAMENSAADVGWMINDVFSYRKEIEVEGELHNLLLVVQNFFGCDFEHALDVVNDLMTSRMREFERVVSTELPAMYRDLELSSAAREALDGYAVALGDWNAAILKWHQECKRYADPRPLVPFPWQVGTGFAPTAPRPGVGAFGQGVRSGAARAPVEPAGVPRVRYGPKGLGTSAARPTVRAGVTVH
- a CDS encoding effector-associated constant component EACC1; the protein is MLVQVRVVGDEGTEVAALQRWLALDPDLRGGAAISYAEDDTTDTMGATLDVVDVVLSNGIGLSGLLVAIAGWRRSRAPITGAGGPDIVVRRGDVEVVLSEATEDDIARAVRALEGPDDSGSPA